A part of Streptomyces sp. NBC_01451 genomic DNA contains:
- the purU gene encoding formyltetrahydrofolate deformylase, with product MNEQSSAAAAPAGKPAEKSSEQYVLTLSCPDKQGIVHAVSSYLFMTGCNIEDSQQFGDRDTGLFFMRVHFSGETPVTVEKLRASFAAIGDAFHMEWQIHRAEDRMRVVLMVSKFGHCLNDLLFRTRIGALPVDVAAVVSNHTDFAELVASYDVPFVHIPVTKDTKAQAEARLLELVRAENVELVVLARYMQVLSDDLCKNLSGRIINIHHSFLPSFKGAKPYHQAHARGVKLIGATAHYVTADLDEGPIIEQEVERVAHDVTPDQLVAIGRDVECQALARAVKWHAERRILLNGRRTVVFA from the coding sequence ATGAACGAGCAGTCCAGCGCAGCCGCTGCCCCCGCCGGGAAGCCCGCCGAGAAGTCCTCCGAGCAGTACGTCCTCACGCTCTCCTGCCCCGACAAGCAGGGCATCGTGCACGCCGTGTCGAGCTACCTCTTCATGACCGGCTGCAACATCGAGGACAGCCAGCAGTTCGGCGACCGGGACACGGGACTGTTCTTCATGCGCGTCCACTTCTCGGGTGAGACGCCGGTGACGGTGGAGAAGCTCCGGGCGAGCTTCGCGGCGATCGGTGACGCCTTCCACATGGAGTGGCAGATCCACCGGGCCGAGGACCGCATGCGGGTCGTCCTGATGGTCAGCAAGTTCGGCCACTGTCTCAACGACCTCCTCTTCCGCACCCGCATCGGCGCGCTGCCGGTCGACGTCGCGGCGGTCGTCTCCAACCACACCGACTTCGCCGAGCTGGTCGCCTCGTACGACGTCCCCTTCGTCCACATCCCGGTGACGAAGGACACGAAGGCGCAGGCGGAGGCGCGGCTGCTGGAGCTGGTGCGCGCGGAGAACGTGGAGTTGGTCGTCCTGGCCCGCTACATGCAGGTCCTCTCGGACGACCTGTGCAAGAACCTGAGCGGCCGGATCATCAACATCCACCACTCCTTCCTCCCGAGCTTCAAGGGCGCGAAGCCGTACCACCAGGCCCACGCGCGGGGCGTGAAGCTGATCGGCGCGACGGCGCACTACGTCACGGCGGACCTCGACGAGGGCCCGATCATCGAGCAGGAGGTCGAGCGGGTCGCCCACGACGTGACCCCGGACCAGCTGGTGGCCATCGGCCGCGATGTGGAGTGCCAGGCGCTGGCGCGGGCCGTGAAGTGGCATGCGGAGCGGCGGATCCTGCTGAACGGTCGGCGGACGGTGGTGTTCGCCTAG
- a CDS encoding bifunctional DNA primase/polymerase has translation MEETIAGPDAAQIPKQRGESLLETAVRYAEERHWDVFPGTWLEAVDGVQRCSCGDTACALPGAHPTRPDWITQATGSATVARRLWTDQPTASILLPTGHTFDAIDVPETAGFLALARMERMELTLGPVMLTPDRRMRFFVLPGASAKVPDLVRKLGWSPASLDLVALGEGAYVAAPPTRYASRGAVQWACRPTPANRWLPDAEELISPLAYACGRDR, from the coding sequence GTGGAAGAGACCATCGCGGGCCCTGATGCTGCCCAAATCCCCAAGCAACGCGGCGAATCCCTCTTGGAAACCGCCGTCCGTTACGCCGAAGAGCGCCACTGGGACGTGTTCCCCGGTACGTGGCTGGAAGCAGTCGACGGGGTACAACGCTGCTCCTGCGGCGACACCGCGTGCGCCCTGCCCGGCGCACACCCGACGCGGCCCGACTGGATCACCCAGGCCACGGGCAGTGCGACCGTCGCGCGACGGCTGTGGACCGACCAGCCGACGGCGTCGATCCTGCTGCCGACCGGCCATACGTTCGACGCGATCGACGTGCCCGAGACAGCCGGGTTCCTCGCGCTGGCGCGCATGGAACGGATGGAACTGACGCTCGGACCGGTGATGTTGACGCCGGATCGGCGGATGCGGTTCTTCGTGCTGCCGGGGGCGTCGGCGAAGGTGCCCGACCTTGTCCGCAAGCTGGGATGGTCACCGGCCTCGCTGGACCTGGTGGCGCTGGGCGAGGGGGCGTATGTGGCCGCGCCGCCGACTCGGTACGCGTCTCGGGGTGCTGTGCAGTGGGCCTGCCGGCCTACGCCCGCGAATCGGTGGCTGCCGGACGCGGAGGAGTTGATCTCGCCGCTCGCCTACGCGTGCGGTAGGGATCGGTAG
- a CDS encoding DUF6879 family protein — translation MARQLRFTGTDSKIDGCPALHEDVATGEVIVQGTPLTAPEDIAQLRHFSEAEAAVVVPRELLVNWAPKEKTLVPEIVSRDQFRRLFETFEHTAWRLETRRGYASDREDPDYRTFVETGSAPCDFSEPWFRNIREQTDVGKRVGRVRVADSPPTEEQLFLLDYSRHNSAVGEDIRYLWREEAERSDLPAEDFWLFDSRIVARLIFDDADNFLNVELITEPAEVVRYSMIRDAAMHHAVPYQHFAAQVNGSN, via the coding sequence ATGGCTCGACAGCTGCGCTTCACCGGCACCGACAGCAAGATCGACGGCTGCCCCGCTCTGCACGAGGACGTCGCAACGGGAGAGGTCATCGTTCAGGGCACACCCCTGACCGCCCCCGAGGACATCGCGCAACTACGCCACTTCAGCGAGGCCGAGGCCGCGGTCGTCGTGCCACGCGAACTGCTCGTGAACTGGGCTCCGAAGGAGAAGACGCTCGTGCCGGAGATCGTCAGCCGGGACCAGTTCCGTCGTCTCTTCGAGACGTTCGAGCACACCGCGTGGCGTCTGGAGACACGGCGCGGATATGCGTCCGACCGCGAAGACCCCGACTACCGGACCTTCGTGGAGACGGGCAGTGCGCCCTGCGACTTCAGCGAGCCGTGGTTCAGGAACATCCGCGAGCAGACTGACGTGGGCAAGAGGGTCGGCCGAGTCCGCGTCGCTGACAGCCCGCCCACAGAAGAGCAGTTGTTCCTGCTCGACTACTCAAGGCACAACTCGGCAGTCGGTGAGGACATCCGCTACCTCTGGCGCGAAGAAGCCGAGCGATCCGACCTGCCCGCAGAGGACTTCTGGCTCTTCGACTCCCGGATCGTTGCTCGGCTGATCTTCGACGACGCGGACAACTTTCTGAACGTCGAGCTGATCACGGAGCCCGCCGAGGTCGTGCGGTACTCGATGATTCGCGATGCGGCGATGCATCACGCCGTCCCCTATCAGCACTTCGCAGCACAGGTGAACGGGAGCAACTAG
- a CDS encoding ABC transporter substrate-binding protein, with protein MSAGSLSARSLGARSMSALAVCAALAAGCGVVPGTSADSESGEVTVMTWAPDGTDATNKPGMPAMAQAYARWINSTGGLNGRKLKVLTCNDHNDRVAAAKCARRAADEDVVAVVGSYSQFGDDFLGPLASAGIPYIGGYGVTNDEFTNPMSYPVNGGSPALLAGLGKELATVCGPVALIRPDTIAGDQLPQLLDSGLHAGGHAPARDQLAAEDATEYGTHTKLALERTTGAEAGTQTGTETGKKGCVVPALGDRTNTFMDSFRRDREDYPEVRTATVLGSVDQTVINATGGRSGPYEDSYITGWYPVASDARWDGMKKVINEEAFDDNRIDPQDAGVQTTWIAYTVLKAVVESLKGGEVSSTTVRRALDDGLRVTTGGLTPTLRWRFEDLLSVVGFPRLVNAQVTLQVVREGRLVAARKGFINTTKLLESAQD; from the coding sequence ATGAGCGCCGGATCCTTGAGCGCGAGGTCATTGGGCGCCAGGTCCATGAGCGCACTGGCCGTGTGCGCGGCGCTCGCCGCAGGCTGCGGGGTCGTACCCGGCACCTCGGCCGACTCCGAGAGCGGCGAGGTCACCGTCATGACCTGGGCGCCGGACGGCACCGACGCGACCAACAAGCCCGGCATGCCGGCCATGGCGCAGGCCTACGCGCGCTGGATCAACTCCACCGGTGGCCTGAACGGTCGCAAGCTCAAGGTCCTGACCTGCAACGACCACAACGACCGGGTGGCCGCCGCGAAGTGCGCCCGGCGCGCCGCCGACGAGGACGTCGTCGCGGTCGTCGGCTCCTACAGCCAGTTCGGCGACGACTTCCTGGGCCCGCTGGCCTCCGCCGGAATCCCCTACATCGGCGGCTACGGCGTCACCAACGACGAGTTCACCAATCCGATGTCCTACCCCGTCAACGGCGGCTCGCCCGCCCTCCTGGCCGGCCTCGGCAAGGAACTGGCCACCGTCTGCGGTCCCGTCGCCCTGATCCGCCCCGACACCATCGCGGGCGACCAGCTGCCCCAGCTCCTCGACTCCGGTCTGCACGCGGGCGGGCACGCCCCGGCGCGGGACCAGCTGGCCGCCGAGGACGCCACCGAGTACGGGACGCACACGAAGCTCGCCCTGGAACGGACGACGGGCGCGGAGGCGGGCACGCAGACGGGCACGGAGACCGGGAAGAAGGGCTGTGTGGTGCCCGCGCTCGGGGACCGCACCAACACCTTCATGGACTCCTTCCGGCGCGACCGCGAGGACTACCCGGAGGTACGCACCGCGACCGTCCTCGGCAGCGTCGACCAGACGGTGATCAACGCGACCGGCGGCAGGTCGGGCCCGTACGAGGACTCGTACATCACGGGCTGGTACCCGGTGGCGAGTGACGCCCGCTGGGACGGGATGAAGAAGGTCATCAACGAAGAGGCCTTCGACGACAACCGCATCGACCCGCAGGACGCGGGCGTGCAGACCACGTGGATCGCGTACACCGTCCTGAAGGCGGTCGTCGAGTCGCTGAAGGGGGGCGAAGTGTCCTCGACCACCGTCCGGCGGGCCCTCGACGACGGACTGCGCGTCACCACCGGCGGCCTCACCCCGACGCTGCGCTGGCGCTTCGAGGACCTGCTCTCGGTGGTCGGGTTCCCGCGTCTGGTCAACGCGCAGGTGACCCTCCAGGTCGTCCGTGAGGGCCGACTCGTCGCCGCCCGCAAGGGCTTCATCAACACGACGAAGCTGCTGGAGAGCGCGCAGGACTGA
- a CDS encoding MoaF-related domain-containing protein, with product MSGPTYAGRTFVFRVDNGVVFRNTCTADGTTLHYETLEGPAKGAEETVILHTAEVAPGLFMLGWVEESGMTITHLMNLNALTVHAFWTYETGDGRAAELHAGVLEPA from the coding sequence ATGAGTGGGCCCACCTACGCCGGGAGGACCTTCGTCTTCCGTGTCGACAACGGGGTCGTCTTCCGCAACACCTGCACGGCCGACGGCACCACCCTCCACTACGAGACCCTGGAGGGCCCGGCCAAGGGCGCCGAGGAGACCGTCATACTCCACACCGCCGAGGTGGCCCCCGGCCTGTTCATGCTCGGCTGGGTCGAGGAGTCCGGCATGACGATCACCCACCTCATGAACCTCAACGCCCTTACGGTCCACGCCTTCTGGACCTATGAGACGGGCGACGGGCGCGCCGCCGAACTCCACGCCGGAGTCCTCGAACCCGCCTGA
- a CDS encoding AAA family ATPase, which yields MIVERAYAHLSSYDENAWPWSVPCVRQLLDEGLRFTAPVTFLVGENGSGKSTLVEALAEGFGLDSYGGSHDWRYASPRGKSALGERMRFDAASRGRRMATSWSARKGFFLRAETAMDALRREGFSPDSVSHGEGFLAAFRGKFLHTGLYVLDEPEAALSFSSCLELIGHIDRLAKEGGQVICATHSPLLTALPGADIIEVGEHGMRRVAWQELGVVDHWRRYLADPHAYLRHIVEP from the coding sequence GTGATTGTCGAACGCGCGTATGCCCACCTCTCCTCGTACGACGAGAACGCCTGGCCCTGGTCCGTGCCCTGCGTACGGCAGTTGCTCGACGAAGGGCTGCGCTTCACCGCGCCGGTGACGTTTCTGGTCGGTGAGAACGGGTCGGGGAAGTCGACCCTGGTCGAAGCACTGGCTGAGGGGTTCGGTCTGGACTCCTACGGCGGCTCACACGACTGGCGTTACGCGTCCCCGCGCGGCAAGTCGGCGCTCGGCGAACGGATGAGGTTCGACGCGGCCTCGCGCGGGCGCCGTATGGCCACCAGTTGGTCGGCCCGCAAGGGCTTCTTCCTGCGGGCCGAGACCGCGATGGACGCCCTGAGGAGGGAGGGGTTCTCGCCGGACTCGGTCAGCCACGGCGAGGGCTTTCTCGCGGCGTTCCGCGGGAAGTTCCTGCACACCGGGCTCTACGTTCTCGACGAGCCGGAGGCCGCGCTCTCCTTCTCCTCGTGCCTCGAACTGATCGGCCACATCGACCGGTTGGCCAAGGAAGGCGGCCAGGTCATCTGTGCCACGCACTCACCCCTGCTGACCGCCCTGCCGGGCGCGGACATCATCGAGGTCGGTGAGCACGGTATGCGGAGGGTCGCCTGGCAGGAGCTCGGAGTCGTGGATCACTGGCGGCGCTATCTCGCCGACCCGCACGCCTATCTGCGGCACATCGTCGAACCATAA
- a CDS encoding helix-turn-helix domain-containing protein codes for MVKNRHDLDRGIPEISFAAPAGTPAGVEVLPLTDLRHRVPGERLTAPQRPDFHHLITLTGGTLRHTVDFTAYALEPGSWLWVRPGQVQQWGDLTHADGTLILFRQDFLDPATTAGARTEDPHAPILRRPLPEDAQALRLAADHLAAEFQALGQLPLEIHTAALRHVLAVLVLRLAHLTAPVGSPAPDPDATYLRFRDAVERDFARTRRVEDYAEALGYSARTLSRATLASAGLGAKEFIDRRVVLEAKRLLAHSDRTAARIAVGLGFSSATHFSKYFHQRTGRTPIAFRDTVRGHAPSTSSAQAGPGTPSTRKGCSPA; via the coding sequence ATGGTTAAAAACCGACATGATCTCGATCGCGGAATCCCTGAGATCTCCTTCGCGGCGCCCGCCGGCACCCCCGCCGGCGTCGAAGTGCTGCCCCTCACCGACCTGCGTCACCGCGTACCGGGCGAGCGGCTCACAGCCCCCCAGCGCCCGGACTTCCACCACCTGATCACCCTCACCGGCGGAACCCTGCGGCACACGGTCGACTTCACCGCCTACGCCCTCGAACCCGGCTCATGGCTGTGGGTTCGCCCCGGCCAGGTCCAGCAGTGGGGCGACCTCACCCACGCCGACGGGACCCTGATCCTGTTCCGCCAGGACTTCCTCGACCCGGCCACCACTGCCGGCGCCCGCACAGAGGACCCGCACGCGCCGATCCTGCGCCGGCCCCTGCCCGAGGACGCCCAGGCCCTGCGACTGGCCGCCGACCATCTCGCCGCCGAGTTCCAGGCACTCGGGCAGCTGCCCCTGGAGATCCACACCGCGGCCCTGCGTCATGTGCTGGCCGTCCTCGTCCTGCGGCTGGCACACCTCACCGCGCCCGTCGGCAGCCCGGCCCCTGACCCGGACGCCACCTACCTGCGCTTCCGTGACGCGGTGGAAAGGGACTTCGCCCGCACCCGCCGGGTCGAGGACTACGCCGAGGCACTCGGCTACTCGGCCCGCACCCTCTCCCGCGCCACCCTCGCCTCAGCGGGCCTCGGCGCCAAGGAGTTCATCGACCGCCGCGTCGTCCTCGAAGCCAAGCGCCTCCTGGCCCACAGCGACCGGACGGCCGCCCGAATCGCCGTCGGCCTCGGCTTCTCCAGCGCCACCCACTTCAGCAAGTACTTCCACCAGCGCACCGGCCGGACGCCGATCGCCTTCCGCGACACGGTCCGCGGACATGCCCCGAGCACTTCGAGCGCCCAGGCCGGTCCGGGCACTCCGAGCACCCGGAAGGGCTGTTCGCCTGCCTAG
- a CDS encoding DUF6415 family natural product biosynthesis protein codes for MTVKRQVEILDAGQIMAMRDVAVRFVDESPLPRYETVQYFGHAFHRDLWRLIPRVEQLAGRFPDEDVPANAALAGVGEARRRLDEIERAGLTGEFERVKRLARSIVALCDHHQNLAGATSS; via the coding sequence ATGACAGTGAAGCGGCAGGTCGAGATCCTGGATGCCGGGCAGATCATGGCGATGCGCGACGTGGCGGTCCGGTTTGTCGACGAATCGCCGTTGCCGCGCTACGAGACCGTGCAGTACTTCGGACACGCCTTCCACCGCGATCTGTGGCGCCTGATCCCACGCGTCGAACAGCTCGCCGGACGCTTTCCTGATGAGGACGTGCCGGCGAACGCGGCGCTTGCCGGTGTCGGCGAGGCCCGCCGTCGGCTCGACGAGATCGAACGCGCTGGACTGACCGGCGAGTTCGAGCGCGTCAAGCGGCTCGCCCGTTCGATCGTGGCCCTCTGCGACCACCACCAGAACCTCGCCGGGGCGACGTCCAGCTGA
- a CDS encoding transcriptional regulator, with the protein MAARPLVARQPNERLQALIQEAGCSNAGLARRVNMCGAEHGHDLRYDKTSVARWLRGQQPRGRAPAIIAEALGRKLGRTVTIDEIGMANGKNLASGVGLQFSPTVLGAIEQVCELWRSDVGRRDFLSGSSVAASALVEPSRDWLISSPDSQVARQAGPRVGPSDVAAVRAMTQALTDLDHQYGSGHVRPVVVHYLNSVVSGLLAGSYREAVGRDLFAAVARLTELAGYMAVDTGQPGLAQRYYIQALRLAQAAGDRGYGGYVLAASMSHLAAQLGNPREIAQLARAAQEGARGRVTPRAEAMFYAAEARGHALMGDARAAQLASGRAVNALEAADPESGDDPAWIAHFDGAYLADELAHCHRDLGQAEAAARCAQESLDGHPETRARRRAIGLVLLASAQVQQREVEEACHTGLRAVELLGTLRSNRGAEYLEDLQLRLEPYRDEPVVREFGARMDLRAAA; encoded by the coding sequence ATGGCCGCAAGGCCTCTCGTCGCGCGACAACCGAACGAACGGTTGCAGGCGCTCATCCAGGAAGCGGGCTGCTCGAACGCGGGGCTGGCCCGCCGGGTCAACATGTGCGGCGCGGAGCACGGCCACGACCTGCGGTACGACAAGACGTCCGTGGCCCGTTGGCTGCGCGGACAGCAGCCCCGGGGCCGGGCGCCCGCGATCATCGCCGAGGCCCTCGGCCGCAAACTCGGCCGTACGGTCACGATCGACGAGATCGGCATGGCCAACGGCAAGAACCTCGCCTCGGGCGTCGGGCTCCAGTTCTCCCCGACCGTCCTCGGCGCCATCGAGCAGGTGTGTGAGCTGTGGCGCAGTGACGTGGGTCGGCGGGACTTCCTCTCCGGTTCGTCCGTCGCCGCTTCCGCGCTCGTGGAGCCCAGCCGCGACTGGCTGATCTCGTCCCCCGACTCCCAGGTGGCACGCCAGGCGGGTCCCCGCGTGGGTCCGTCGGACGTGGCGGCGGTGCGCGCGATGACGCAGGCGCTCACGGACCTGGACCACCAGTACGGCAGCGGGCATGTGCGTCCGGTCGTCGTGCACTACCTCAACAGCGTCGTCTCCGGGCTGCTGGCGGGCTCGTACCGGGAGGCGGTCGGGCGGGACCTCTTCGCCGCCGTCGCCCGGCTGACCGAACTCGCCGGGTACATGGCCGTCGACACCGGCCAGCCCGGTCTCGCCCAGCGCTACTACATCCAGGCCCTTCGGCTCGCCCAGGCGGCCGGCGACCGCGGATACGGGGGATACGTACTCGCCGCCTCCATGAGCCACCTCGCCGCGCAGCTCGGAAACCCGCGCGAGATCGCGCAGTTGGCGCGGGCGGCGCAGGAGGGGGCGCGTGGCCGGGTCACCCCGCGCGCGGAGGCGATGTTCTACGCGGCCGAGGCCCGGGGGCACGCGCTGATGGGCGACGCGCGTGCGGCCCAGCTGGCGTCCGGGCGCGCGGTCAACGCCCTGGAGGCGGCCGATCCGGAGTCCGGGGACGACCCGGCGTGGATCGCGCACTTCGACGGGGCATACCTGGCCGACGAGTTGGCGCACTGTCACCGGGACCTCGGCCAGGCCGAGGCGGCGGCGCGGTGCGCGCAGGAGTCCCTGGACGGCCATCCCGAGACGCGGGCGCGGCGCCGGGCCATCGGGCTGGTGCTGCTGGCCTCGGCACAGGTGCAGCAGCGTGAGGTGGAGGAGGCCTGCCACACCGGCCTGCGCGCGGTGGAACTCCTGGGCACCCTGCGCTCCAACCGGGGCGCCGAGTACCTGGAGGACCTCCAGCTGCGTCTGGAGCCGTACCGCGACGAACCGGTGGTCCGGGAGTTCGGGGCGCGGATGGACCTGCGGGCGGCGGCGTGA
- a CDS encoding GntR family transcriptional regulator has protein sequence MEEKINPAAATYHYEQLAKIIENKIRTGSLAAGSRLPGELILSQEYGVGSNTVRRALDILRERGLIITVRARGSFVIEELPHDETDQGGR, from the coding sequence GTGGAAGAGAAGATCAACCCCGCCGCTGCGACTTACCACTACGAGCAGCTCGCGAAGATCATCGAGAACAAGATCCGTACCGGAAGCCTGGCGGCAGGATCACGCCTACCCGGTGAACTGATCCTTTCTCAGGAGTACGGCGTTGGCTCCAACACCGTGCGCCGCGCGCTGGACATCCTGAGGGAACGCGGATTGATCATCACAGTCAGAGCCCGTGGATCCTTCGTGATTGAAGAGCTGCCGCATGACGAGACAGACCAGGGCGGGAGGTAA
- a CDS encoding SCO4402 family protein, producing the protein MTVQGSEDSSRRGRRSPTMGGMPLNDMPWWRWRSNVRSALHMLSDPVFQRDVWLAGVDGYGDVTDAVYRLVEDTWLDSWSAEKYVGTIFRDSQEAALVDTAVLRVLRIMHQVGPDAPVSAYLDHAGWPEAVRAARDAHVRLAVSDGEEPDVPPRTLEVLRILTRSA; encoded by the coding sequence ATGACCGTGCAAGGTTCGGAAGACTCTTCCCGTCGCGGCCGTCGCTCCCCCACCATGGGCGGCATGCCACTCAACGACATGCCGTGGTGGCGCTGGCGCAGCAATGTGCGCTCCGCGCTGCACATGCTCTCCGATCCGGTGTTCCAGCGGGACGTCTGGCTGGCCGGTGTCGACGGGTACGGGGACGTCACCGACGCCGTGTACCGCCTCGTCGAGGACACCTGGCTGGACAGCTGGTCCGCCGAGAAGTACGTCGGCACGATCTTCCGGGACTCCCAGGAGGCCGCCCTCGTCGACACCGCCGTACTCCGCGTCCTGCGGATCATGCACCAGGTCGGCCCGGACGCACCCGTCTCGGCCTACCTGGACCACGCCGGGTGGCCGGAGGCGGTCCGGGCGGCCCGGGACGCCCACGTGCGCCTCGCGGTGAGCGACGGCGAGGAGCCGGACGTCCCGCCGCGCACGCTGGAGGTACTGCGGATACTGACGCGGTCGGCGTAG
- a CDS encoding nuclear transport factor 2 family protein yields the protein MSDPKNTVLTAAGELFGRRDPSAVDRWVAADYTQHSSLAADGPEALRRLVAGLPEGFSYEGARVIADGDLVALHGTYHGFGPDPLVAFDVFRVDADGKLAEHWDALTPLVGDTVSGRSQTDGPTEVTAPEETGANRALVAEFAQKVLVGADYSVLTDYISTETYHQHNPEAADGLDGFGAAAAKWGEQGRNLVYKTVHKVVAEGEFVLLQSEGEFGVPVAYYDLFRVQGGRIVEHWDVIAPIPAELPHGNGLF from the coding sequence ATGAGTGACCCCAAGAACACGGTCCTGACCGCCGCCGGAGAACTCTTCGGCCGGCGGGACCCGAGTGCGGTGGACCGCTGGGTCGCCGCCGACTACACCCAGCACAGCAGCCTGGCCGCCGACGGGCCCGAGGCGCTGCGCCGACTGGTCGCCGGTCTGCCGGAGGGCTTCAGCTACGAAGGTGCCCGGGTGATCGCCGACGGCGACCTGGTCGCCCTGCACGGCACGTACCACGGCTTCGGGCCCGACCCGCTGGTCGCCTTCGACGTCTTCCGCGTCGACGCCGACGGCAAGCTCGCCGAGCACTGGGACGCCCTGACCCCGCTGGTCGGGGACACCGTCTCCGGGCGCTCGCAGACCGACGGCCCCACCGAGGTCACCGCGCCCGAGGAGACCGGGGCGAACCGGGCCCTGGTCGCCGAGTTCGCGCAGAAGGTCCTGGTCGGCGCCGACTACTCGGTGCTCACCGACTACATCTCCACCGAGACGTACCACCAGCACAACCCGGAGGCCGCCGACGGCCTCGACGGCTTCGGCGCCGCCGCCGCGAAGTGGGGCGAGCAGGGCAGGAACCTCGTCTACAAGACCGTCCACAAGGTCGTCGCCGAGGGCGAGTTCGTCCTGCTCCAGTCGGAGGGCGAGTTCGGCGTGCCCGTCGCGTACTACGACCTCTTCCGCGTCCAGGGCGGCAGGATCGTCGAGCACTGGGACGTCATCGCCCCGATCCCCGCCGAACTGCCCCACGGCAACGGCCTGTTCTGA
- a CDS encoding helix-turn-helix domain-containing protein — MSTDYQQAREALGGRLRELRFSCPEGRLTGQQLAQRLGWPNSKVSKLENGRQTATPEDLRAWAHATGQPEVYPELTGRLSGFESTIRSWRRALASGFKPMHENLSREIERTKDLWVWEESVVAGMVQTPEYARHVITRYSQLLAATGDVEESVRARMKRQEWLYRSDRRLHVLMWEASLRSLICPPSVLAAQLDRLTGLIGMDTVDLGIIPFTASVKIVPANGFWILDDRLVVAEDWHAEIWLDDADNVALYTKVWRTLRESAVYGADAHNVINSARRALNPY, encoded by the coding sequence GTGAGTACTGACTATCAGCAAGCGCGGGAAGCCCTGGGAGGGCGGCTGCGCGAACTGCGCTTCTCGTGCCCTGAGGGTCGGCTCACCGGCCAGCAACTGGCCCAGCGGCTGGGCTGGCCGAACTCCAAGGTCAGCAAGTTGGAGAACGGCAGACAGACCGCCACCCCGGAAGACCTCCGCGCCTGGGCTCACGCCACGGGCCAACCCGAGGTGTATCCCGAACTCACCGGCCGGCTCTCGGGCTTCGAGTCCACGATCAGATCGTGGCGCCGGGCTCTCGCAAGCGGCTTCAAACCCATGCACGAGAACCTGAGCAGGGAGATCGAACGCACCAAGGATCTGTGGGTGTGGGAGGAGTCGGTCGTCGCCGGGATGGTGCAGACACCCGAGTACGCGCGCCACGTGATCACGAGGTATTCGCAACTCCTCGCTGCGACCGGCGACGTCGAGGAATCGGTCCGGGCGCGGATGAAGCGCCAGGAGTGGCTGTACCGGTCCGATCGCAGGCTTCACGTGCTCATGTGGGAGGCCTCGCTGCGCTCGCTGATCTGTCCACCGTCGGTGCTCGCCGCCCAACTCGACCGGCTGACCGGCCTGATCGGGATGGACACGGTCGACCTGGGAATCATCCCGTTCACCGCCTCGGTGAAGATCGTCCCGGCCAACGGCTTCTGGATTCTCGACGACCGTCTCGTCGTCGCCGAGGACTGGCACGCCGAGATATGGCTCGACGACGCCGACAACGTCGCCCTCTACACCAAGGTCTGGCGGACCCTGCGCGAGTCAGCGGTGTACGGCGCCGACGCCCACAACGTCATCAACAGCGCCCGCCGGGCACTGAACCCGTACTGA